The following proteins are co-located in the Cloacibacillus sp. genome:
- a CDS encoding DUF2157 domain-containing protein gives MMMRELPKRQYNTVSRMLDLWEEDGEIDAETAKRLRDGISPMPFDWQKAARCLLAVALCCIFVGIAALTRARWVIDLMLWLFGGKAVVKCIFFAAVAAALYLWSGKRRRKFPEKVFTNEAVLFLGVLLTAASIAWLGKALDNGSGHFSLLLGLTALVYGAIALALDSILVWIFALFSLGSWLGAETGYVSGWGAYWLGLNYPARFSLYGALLTALSQRMDRYGRFAPFTRSTLSVGLLFLFVSLWIMSIFGNYGDMNSWYDVRQMELFHWSLLFAAAAGVSLWLGIKRDDAMLRGYGLTFLGINLYTRYFENFWNGMDKGLFFLILGGSLWFLGSKAEKIWNTKKYRGLPKDNGKEPKE, from the coding sequence ATGATGATGCGGGAACTTCCTAAACGACAATATAATACAGTCTCAAGGATGCTCGACCTCTGGGAGGAGGACGGGGAAATCGACGCGGAGACGGCCAAAAGGCTCAGAGACGGCATCTCCCCCATGCCCTTTGACTGGCAGAAGGCGGCGCGCTGTCTGTTGGCGGTGGCGCTCTGCTGCATCTTTGTGGGAATAGCGGCGCTGACGAGGGCCAGATGGGTGATAGATCTCATGCTCTGGCTCTTCGGAGGCAAAGCGGTCGTAAAGTGCATATTCTTCGCGGCGGTGGCCGCCGCCCTTTATCTCTGGAGCGGCAAACGCAGGCGGAAATTTCCTGAAAAGGTATTCACCAACGAGGCGGTGCTTTTCCTCGGCGTCCTTTTGACTGCCGCCTCTATCGCATGGCTCGGCAAGGCGCTGGATAACGGCAGCGGCCACTTTTCGCTGCTCCTGGGACTCACGGCGCTCGTCTACGGTGCGATAGCGCTCGCGCTGGATTCCATTCTGGTATGGATTTTCGCCCTCTTTTCCCTTGGCAGCTGGCTCGGAGCCGAAACAGGCTATGTATCTGGCTGGGGCGCTTACTGGCTGGGACTTAATTATCCGGCCCGCTTCTCTCTCTACGGAGCCCTGCTCACGGCGCTGTCGCAGCGGATGGATAGATACGGACGCTTTGCTCCATTCACGCGAAGCACGCTCAGCGTCGGGCTGTTGTTCCTCTTTGTCAGCCTGTGGATAATGTCTATCTTCGGCAATTACGGAGATATGAATTCATGGTACGACGTGCGCCAGATGGAGCTTTTTCACTGGTCGCTCCTCTTCGCAGCCGCCGCGGGCGTTTCGCTGTGGCTGGGCATCAAGCGCGACGACGCCATGCTCCGCGGTTACGGCCTGACCTTCCTCGGGATAAACCTATATACGCGCTACTTTGAGAATTTCTGGAACGGCATGGATAAGGGACTCTTCTTTCTGATATTGGGCGGCAGCCTCTGGTTTCTCGGCTCAAAGGCGGAAAAGATCTGGAATACAAAAAAATATCGTGGTCTGCCGAAAGATAACGGCAAAGAGCCTAAGGAATGA
- the gpt gene encoding xanthine phosphoribosyltransferase — MAGTTARYHKNYPVSWEQVQRDCRALAWKLLDIRSDWSRLITVARGGLVPAAIIARELNIRLVDTICISSYTMRDQSAANILKRPDLAGVDNTWLIVDDLVDTGKTAKIVRAMFGPAHFATVYAKPEGRPMVDTFVTEVSQDTWVLFPWDTAPTTAFIPPIVDMELEK; from the coding sequence ATGGCCGGAACCACCGCAAGATATCACAAGAATTATCCCGTGTCGTGGGAACAGGTACAGAGGGACTGCCGTGCCCTTGCCTGGAAGCTGCTTGACATCCGCTCCGACTGGAGCCGTCTCATAACCGTGGCGCGCGGAGGGCTGGTCCCCGCGGCGATCATCGCGCGCGAGCTCAACATTCGCCTGGTGGACACCATCTGCATATCGAGCTACACGATGCGCGACCAGTCGGCGGCCAACATCCTCAAGCGACCCGACCTCGCGGGGGTCGACAATACCTGGCTGATAGTCGACGACCTCGTGGACACCGGCAAAACGGCGAAGATCGTCCGCGCCATGTTCGGCCCCGCCCATTTCGCCACCGTCTACGCGAAGCCCGAGGGACGCCCGATGGTCGACACCTTCGTCACCGAGGTCAGCCAGGATACCTGGGTGCTCTTCCCCTGGGATACCGCGCCGACTACAGCCTTCATCCCGCCAATCGTCGATATGGAGCTGGAGAAATAA
- a CDS encoding MBL fold metallo-hydrolase, which yields MKDRSKFPLQIFLVALLLFCAVFTGAPAGAAQLRYYAVDVGQGDCSLFILPNGQNIVIDAGPEKNAKQTVRYLKSCGVKKVDLLVATHPHEDHIGGMKELLSAFPVGKVWDSGYNHGSRVQRDFYRAVKEGKIAFGRPKRGFSESFGDVRVDVLGPAKLLKNTDSDANNNGLVLLVTYGDISFLITGDMEREERRTLEPLPQAVVLKAAHHGSRNGTDRKMLRDVSPEIIILSYARGNSYGHPHKEVVKAIREAGVRRFDTADGAVKLRTNGKSITFERKRVVK from the coding sequence ATGAAGGACAGATCAAAATTTCCACTGCAAATATTCCTCGTGGCGCTGCTGTTGTTTTGCGCCGTATTCACAGGGGCGCCGGCCGGAGCCGCGCAGCTGCGCTATTACGCCGTCGACGTCGGGCAGGGGGACTGCTCGCTATTTATCCTTCCGAACGGGCAAAATATCGTGATCGACGCGGGTCCGGAGAAAAACGCAAAACAGACGGTGCGGTATCTCAAATCCTGCGGCGTGAAAAAGGTGGACCTGCTTGTGGCGACGCACCCGCACGAGGACCACATCGGCGGTATGAAGGAGCTGCTTTCGGCCTTCCCGGTGGGCAAGGTGTGGGACTCCGGCTATAACCACGGCTCTCGCGTACAGCGCGACTTCTACCGCGCCGTCAAGGAGGGAAAGATCGCCTTCGGGCGGCCGAAGCGCGGCTTCTCGGAGAGCTTCGGCGACGTCAGAGTCGATGTGCTGGGCCCCGCGAAGCTGCTGAAAAATACCGACAGCGACGCCAATAACAACGGCCTCGTTCTGCTCGTCACCTACGGCGATATCTCCTTCCTCATAACCGGCGACATGGAGAGAGAAGAACGCAGGACTTTGGAGCCGCTGCCGCAGGCCGTGGTGCTCAAGGCGGCGCATCACGGCAGCCGTAACGGCACGGACAGGAAGATGCTGCGCGATGTCTCCCCCGAGATAATCATTCTCAGCTACGCGCGGGGCAACAGCTACGGACATCCGCACAAAGAGGTGGTCAAAGCCATCAGGGAGGCGGGAGTGCGCCGCTTCGACACCGCTGACGGCGCCGTCAAGCTGCGCACGAACGGCAAGAGCATCACATTTGAAAGAAAGAGGGTGGTCAAATGA
- a CDS encoding AEC family transporter has protein sequence MFGFFLVLPFVIIIITGNQLRARGFYSADDISALMKTLYWVILPPLLFRTTYIAGTEVLKQPNLLIASTLCYILTIIVAYIGSVWFAHKGDVKRVAVSVFSSFRSNNIYLGFPVIQMAMGEAGLHEASIYVAVTTVSFQLLSIAAGEAVLYGRPSVSGILNMLKKLARNPLIISCVLGVIAASFSFPIHFVFDEAMKLMSGAATAVALLALGGSLDLSRMGKIVKILSSTWFDTLIKLAVNPAIMCAVLVLFPIPKELFQVTVMLSAMPNAVNCFILACGMGMDSEYAADLVAATTLLGIISIPAWAYILGMV, from the coding sequence ATGTTTGGATTTTTTCTAGTACTGCCCTTCGTCATCATAATTATAACGGGAAACCAGCTGCGCGCCCGCGGCTTTTATTCCGCCGACGACATCTCCGCCCTTATGAAGACCCTCTACTGGGTGATACTGCCTCCCCTTCTCTTCCGTACTACCTATATCGCCGGTACGGAGGTCTTAAAACAACCCAATCTCCTCATAGCCAGCACGCTCTGTTATATCCTCACGATAATCGTGGCCTATATCGGTTCCGTCTGGTTTGCCCATAAGGGAGACGTCAAGCGGGTGGCTGTGTCGGTATTCTCCTCGTTCCGCAGCAACAACATCTATCTTGGCTTCCCCGTCATTCAGATGGCGATGGGTGAGGCGGGACTTCACGAGGCCTCCATATATGTGGCCGTTACGACCGTATCCTTCCAGCTTCTCTCTATCGCCGCGGGAGAGGCGGTCCTCTACGGGCGGCCCTCCGTAAGCGGCATTTTGAATATGCTGAAGAAGCTTGCCCGGAACCCGCTGATAATCTCCTGCGTGCTTGGCGTCATCGCCGCGTCCTTCAGCTTCCCGATCCATTTTGTCTTTGACGAGGCGATGAAGCTGATGAGCGGGGCGGCGACCGCCGTGGCTCTGCTTGCCCTCGGCGGCTCTCTCGACCTGTCGCGCATGGGCAAGATCGTCAAGATACTGAGCAGTACCTGGTTCGATACGCTGATAAAATTAGCGGTCAACCCCGCGATAATGTGTGCGGTGCTGGTACTCTTTCCCATCCCCAAGGAACTCTTTCAGGTCACCGTGATGCTCAGCGCGATGCCGAACGCCGTAAACTGCTTCATCCTCGCGTGCGGCATGGGGATGGACAGCGAGTACGCCGCAGACCTCGTCGCCGCGACTACGCTGCTCGGCATCATCTCTATCCCTGCCTGGGCATATATCCTTGGCATGGTCTAA
- the arcC gene encoding carbamate kinase, with product MIPHPISTNDNPSKATKVVIALGGNALMEAGTPPTAEEQLKVVKRTCENLADISCSGYEMAVVHGNGPQVGRLVLQQEIAAASQPDQLPAIPFDCCGAMTEGYIGYQIQQSLRDALRNRNRNVPVVTLVTQVIVDDNDPAFEKPTKPIGRFYSAEEAEKVAKEKGWTMKEDSGRGWRRVVPSPKPKRIVELDSVKRLWDSTIVVTAGGGGIPVIENMDGSLTGVAAVIDKDLAAERLAEDMETDILLILTEVENVYVNFGKPDQRALSHITVAEAIKYMEEGQFGSGSMEPKVMAAIKFARRFPGKKAIITSLAKAIDALENGAGTVITMA from the coding sequence ATGATTCCGCATCCGATCTCCACGAACGACAACCCCTCAAAAGCAACGAAGGTAGTAATTGCCCTTGGCGGCAACGCTCTTATGGAGGCAGGCACCCCGCCGACGGCGGAAGAGCAGCTCAAGGTCGTCAAAAGGACCTGTGAGAATCTCGCCGATATCAGCTGCAGCGGTTATGAGATGGCGGTAGTTCACGGGAACGGACCGCAGGTCGGTCGTCTTGTGCTCCAGCAGGAGATAGCGGCGGCCTCTCAGCCGGACCAGCTTCCCGCGATCCCCTTTGACTGCTGCGGCGCGATGACCGAGGGCTATATCGGTTACCAGATCCAGCAGAGCCTCCGCGACGCGCTGCGCAACAGGAACCGCAACGTTCCCGTCGTTACGCTCGTTACGCAGGTCATCGTGGATGATAACGATCCCGCCTTCGAAAAGCCGACGAAGCCGATCGGCCGCTTCTACAGCGCCGAAGAGGCCGAGAAAGTCGCCAAGGAAAAAGGCTGGACGATGAAAGAGGACTCCGGCCGCGGCTGGCGCCGCGTCGTCCCCTCGCCAAAGCCGAAGAGGATCGTTGAACTTGATTCCGTCAAACGCCTCTGGGATTCGACGATCGTCGTAACGGCGGGCGGCGGCGGTATTCCCGTGATCGAGAACATGGACGGCTCGCTCACAGGCGTGGCGGCGGTCATCGACAAAGACCTCGCGGCGGAGCGCCTGGCGGAAGATATGGAGACCGACATCCTTCTCATCCTCACCGAGGTCGAGAACGTCTACGTCAACTTCGGCAAGCCCGACCAGAGGGCGCTTTCCCACATCACCGTCGCCGAAGCCATTAAATATATGGAAGAGGGGCAGTTTGGCTCCGGCAGCATGGAGCCTAAGGTCATGGCGGCGATCAAGTTCGCCCGCCGCTTCCCCGGCAAGAAGGCGATCATTACCTCGCTTGCGAAGGCTATCGACGCGCTGGAGAACGGAGCCGGTACGGTAATCACCATGGCGTAA
- a CDS encoding cupin domain-containing protein: protein MSEKEKNYGSIYELPLQNASALAPEIEKRTIYGPENCWDDYVMRHFILPAHRGIPAHEHEWDHLMFTLSGDGVVEVEEEPGKRVPYLMKTGYWTRVPGGLVHEYKNDSDVPLEFFCIVPTRGDPHAKKFSMRAERAKRKEEAE, encoded by the coding sequence ATGAGCGAAAAAGAGAAAAATTATGGTTCGATATACGAGCTTCCGCTGCAGAACGCCTCGGCGCTTGCGCCGGAGATAGAGAAGAGGACGATATACGGCCCTGAGAACTGCTGGGACGATTATGTCATGCGCCATTTCATCCTGCCGGCGCACAGGGGTATTCCCGCGCACGAACATGAATGGGACCACCTGATGTTCACGCTCTCCGGCGACGGCGTCGTGGAGGTCGAGGAGGAGCCGGGCAAACGTGTCCCATATCTCATGAAGACCGGTTACTGGACGCGCGTTCCCGGAGGTCTTGTCCACGAATATAAGAACGACAGCGACGTACCTCTTGAGTTTTTCTGCATCGTCCCCACGCGCGGCGACCCGCACGCCAAGAAATTCTCGATGCGTGCCGAGCGCGCGAAACGTAAGGAAGAGGCTGAATAG